Proteins encoded in a region of the Gammaproteobacteria bacterium genome:
- a CDS encoding DMT family transporter, translating into MLKNMRFTAIMLVAIIALGLTPLFEKLAVSGEASLPTVVLTINLLTVALLTIPAWRHRPEQIRASWKSLLLVGGLASGVVVYLNIWALETTTATHRSVFQAMYPAMTAIFAYWLIDERLPLSGYLVIAAMTGGVLLMSAGGIQFQMVEGDGLLLLTLPMMGLCDAWAKKTLGTLSPQWVSFGRFFFGTLVLLPFLLTAEIGLSWPKGLDWLWIGLSAATIGLGINMLYLGMKMKGAALAAAMLSMSPILTLLIEWYWLSAEFHTTELFGIAIVLLGGYLLTRPAFQKLDH; encoded by the coding sequence ATGCTGAAAAATATGCGCTTCACTGCCATCATGCTGGTAGCGATTATTGCCCTTGGTCTGACACCACTGTTTGAAAAGCTCGCGGTGTCAGGGGAAGCAAGCCTACCGACAGTCGTCCTGACGATTAATCTGCTTACTGTCGCCCTGCTAACTATTCCGGCCTGGAGGCATAGGCCGGAGCAGATACGTGCCAGTTGGAAAAGCCTGCTGCTCGTGGGAGGCCTGGCTTCCGGTGTAGTAGTGTATCTTAATATATGGGCGCTCGAGACAACCACTGCGACGCACCGTAGCGTCTTTCAGGCTATGTACCCAGCCATGACAGCGATCTTCGCCTATTGGCTTATCGATGAGCGCCTGCCACTGTCGGGTTATCTTGTTATCGCGGCCATGACCGGGGGAGTGTTGCTAATGAGTGCCGGCGGAATTCAATTTCAGATGGTGGAAGGTGATGGGCTACTCCTGCTCACTCTACCGATGATGGGCCTCTGCGATGCCTGGGCTAAAAAGACACTTGGCACACTCTCGCCTCAGTGGGTGTCGTTCGGTCGCTTTTTCTTCGGCACCCTGGTATTGCTGCCTTTCCTCCTCACAGCAGAAATCGGACTTAGTTGGCCTAAGGGGTTAGACTGGCTCTGGATAGGGCTTTCAGCCGCTACCATTGGTCTCGGCATCAACATGCTGTATCTGGGAATGAAAATGAAAGGTGCGGCGCTTGCTGCGGCAATGCTCAGCATGTCACCGATACTCACTCTACTGATTGAATGGTACTGGTTGAGTGCAGAGTTCCATACCACTGAGTTGTTCGGAATAGCTATAGTACTGCTAGGTGGTTATCTGTTGACCCGGCCCGCCTTTCAGAAACTGGATCATTAA
- a CDS encoding ATP-binding protein codes for MTELSFIKPRTILQLLITGFALVSGILLIALTIAINQLDQISRQSQAAVSRSLTAMAASRVLLQQSGAMERNARQYAIVGEKEILGIYEERRRAFLAATDSLERLALSPALLSQATIIRNLEADAYTAIQSGDKISLETAFEQILEAATNLSTIVSNWSNMQIDTIARETSESQRLIAMQLLFLIAAAISLASVFVLLITRPLKQVATAIEQLGSGSYSTDISIGGPKDLVAIGQQLDWLRERLSHLDQQRTLFLRHVSHELKSPLAAIQESAALLEDGVVGELSTPQKELINIQVKSLQKLHNLIDELLRQHQRQYAVVSEFSQDIRLDKLIGRVLADHDYAIGTSAIDVSLNLEECCISGNREQLRVLLDNVIANAIRFSPEGGSLAIEMFQEENLFVILVKDEGPGIPDSEQEKIFEAFYQSRQQTTGVFKGSGLGLAIAREYAAAHNGAIKASNSDPRGACFRITLPAIGPGITVSGALPKTGKMNLVDYSPDL; via the coding sequence ATGACCGAACTGTCTTTCATCAAGCCCCGCACTATCCTGCAACTGCTCATTACCGGTTTTGCCCTGGTCAGCGGGATTCTGTTGATTGCGTTGACAATTGCGATTAATCAGCTCGACCAGATCAGCCGACAAAGTCAGGCAGCTGTCAGCCGCAGCCTGACCGCCATGGCGGCAAGTCGTGTACTGTTGCAGCAAAGCGGAGCGATGGAGCGTAACGCCAGACAGTACGCTATCGTGGGAGAAAAAGAGATCCTCGGCATTTATGAAGAGCGGCGTAGAGCATTTCTGGCGGCCACTGATTCTCTAGAAAGGCTTGCCCTCAGCCCGGCACTTCTCTCCCAGGCCACCATCATTCGGAATCTCGAAGCAGATGCCTATACGGCTATTCAGTCCGGAGACAAAATCAGCCTTGAAACTGCCTTTGAGCAAATCCTGGAAGCAGCAACAAACCTGTCCACTATTGTTTCCAACTGGTCCAACATGCAGATCGATACTATTGCACGTGAAACATCAGAATCACAGCGCCTGATTGCGATGCAGCTCCTTTTTCTTATCGCCGCGGCGATAAGCCTTGCCAGTGTCTTTGTGTTACTGATAACTCGCCCACTGAAGCAGGTGGCAACGGCTATTGAACAATTGGGGTCAGGCAGTTACTCAACCGATATCAGTATCGGTGGCCCTAAAGACCTGGTGGCTATCGGCCAGCAGCTGGATTGGCTGAGAGAGCGCCTGTCCCATCTAGATCAGCAGCGCACGCTGTTTTTACGGCATGTTTCCCACGAATTAAAATCACCTCTGGCAGCTATTCAGGAAAGCGCCGCACTGCTGGAAGACGGCGTTGTCGGAGAATTGAGCACGCCGCAAAAAGAACTGATCAACATCCAGGTAAAAAGCTTGCAGAAGCTGCATAACCTGATCGATGAATTATTGCGGCAGCACCAGCGTCAGTACGCAGTAGTGAGTGAATTCAGCCAGGACATCCGGTTAGATAAACTGATCGGGCGCGTGCTGGCTGATCACGATTATGCGATTGGAACTTCGGCGATCGATGTCAGTCTTAATCTAGAAGAATGCTGTATCAGTGGTAATCGGGAACAACTGCGGGTTCTTCTGGACAATGTCATTGCCAATGCTATCAGGTTTTCACCGGAAGGCGGCAGCCTGGCCATTGAAATGTTCCAGGAAGAAAATCTGTTCGTCATACTGGTTAAGGATGAAGGTCCGGGGATCCCGGACTCTGAACAGGAAAAGATTTTTGAGGCATTTTACCAGAGCCGGCAGCAGACTACCGGGGTTTTCAAGGGGAGTGGCCTGGGGCTTGCCATAGCCAGGGAATATGCGGCGGCGCACAATGGTGCTATCAAAGCCTCTAACTCCGATCCCAGGGGAGCCTGTTTCCGTATTACGCTTCCGGCAATTGGGCCCGGGATTACTGTCAGTGGCGCACTACCAAAGACCGGAAAAATGAACCTAGTTGATTATTCTCCAGATTTATGA
- a CDS encoding sigma 54-interacting transcriptional regulator, whose amino-acid sequence MNTLRKTTARVLVVDDDQDLLHLINLRLKANSYEVRSANCASNALAQLTSFNPHVVVTDLKMPGMDGMALFEEIQRRNVRTPVIVLTANGTIPDAVEATQKGVFSYLVKPFDAEILLHNLERASSQAQFSSAPANGHPDEWRKEIISCSSAMETLLQQTHAAALSDANLLIQSETGTGKELLAKAIHKASNRSTRPFLALNCAAIPESLIESELFGHSAGSFTGARTSHPGIFKAADGGTVFLDEIGDMPLSAQSKLLRVLEQKEVRPVGATKTVPVNVRIVAATHQNLQKKIQQQEFREDLFYRLDVIPLRLPSLRERSEDIPMLVDYFCDQITEREQRNSMRFAPEAMEALISAEWPGNVRQLYNVIEQCVVLTTTPIIPRALVERALRYKPERLLSLTESRLQFERDYLVKLLNLTAGNIALASRLADRNRSEFYNLLKRHDLEPAQFRNAGQDNA is encoded by the coding sequence ATGAACACGCTCCGGAAAACAACTGCAAGGGTGCTGGTTGTTGATGACGACCAGGACCTGTTACACCTGATCAACCTCAGGCTGAAAGCCAACAGTTACGAGGTTCGGTCGGCGAACTGTGCCTCCAATGCCCTGGCGCAGTTAACATCTTTTAATCCACACGTAGTGGTGACAGATCTGAAAATGCCGGGTATGGACGGCATGGCGCTGTTTGAAGAGATACAGCGTCGGAATGTCAGAACGCCTGTTATTGTACTCACCGCCAACGGCACCATTCCCGATGCCGTTGAAGCGACGCAGAAAGGCGTCTTCAGTTACCTTGTCAAACCGTTCGATGCCGAAATCCTGTTGCACAACCTGGAACGGGCCTCGAGCCAGGCCCAGTTCAGCAGCGCACCTGCCAACGGGCATCCGGACGAGTGGCGCAAAGAAATTATCAGTTGCAGCAGTGCAATGGAGACGTTGCTGCAACAGACTCACGCGGCAGCCTTGTCGGATGCCAACCTGCTGATTCAAAGTGAGACCGGTACTGGAAAAGAATTGCTGGCGAAAGCCATACACAAGGCCAGTAACCGCTCGACAAGGCCTTTCCTGGCACTCAATTGTGCGGCCATCCCGGAAAGCCTGATTGAGTCGGAACTGTTTGGCCACTCCGCCGGGTCATTTACCGGCGCCAGAACCTCTCACCCAGGCATTTTCAAGGCAGCTGACGGGGGAACCGTATTTCTGGACGAGATTGGCGACATGCCACTGAGCGCCCAGTCAAAACTTCTGCGCGTACTGGAGCAGAAAGAGGTTCGTCCTGTCGGGGCAACAAAAACAGTACCCGTCAATGTAAGAATCGTTGCAGCGACTCATCAGAACCTGCAGAAAAAGATACAGCAACAGGAATTTCGTGAGGACCTCTTCTACCGACTGGATGTGATACCGCTGCGCCTGCCCTCGTTGCGAGAGCGGTCTGAAGACATTCCTATGCTGGTAGACTATTTTTGCGATCAGATTACCGAACGGGAGCAGCGCAACAGTATGCGTTTCGCTCCGGAAGCAATGGAAGCACTGATCAGCGCAGAATGGCCGGGCAACGTTCGACAGCTCTATAATGTGATTGAGCAGTGTGTCGTTCTGACGACAACGCCTATTATCCCCAGGGCCCTGGTTGAACGCGCATTGCGTTATAAGCCGGAGAGGCTTCTGAGCCTCACTGAGTCGCGATTGCAATTCGAACGGGACTACCTGGTCAAACTTCTCAACCTGACCGCTGGGAACATCGCCCTCGCCTCCCGCCTGGCCGATCGCAATCGCAGTGAGTTCTATAATCTGCTAAAACGACACGACCTGGAACCGGCACAGTTTCGCAATGCCGGACAAGATAACGCCTGA
- a CDS encoding response regulator transcription factor, giving the protein MNHTILAIDKEKGTWGRIEAHLRSKGYRLLFAYSEQHGLQILQTEPIDLVLLNEGIADNDYLEIIRTMKEHSVVPVIVLAKKSSAVERVTGLELGADDFITSPIDIEELSARIKANLRLVDRVRLESEPGQQQNNISAIVFNGWRLDLQRRQLLDAEGNLVSLTPGEFRLLEILARSSGVALSRERLFAATRDRDAMEFDRSIDVQISRLRQKLDDDQQSNPLIRTIREFGYMLDVKTEKIR; this is encoded by the coding sequence ATGAATCACACGATTCTTGCTATCGACAAAGAAAAAGGAACCTGGGGGCGTATAGAAGCCCACCTCAGGTCCAAAGGCTACCGACTGCTATTTGCTTACAGTGAGCAGCACGGGTTGCAAATACTCCAAACTGAACCCATAGACTTGGTGCTGCTGAACGAAGGCATCGCAGATAACGACTATCTAGAAATCATAAGAACAATGAAAGAGCACTCGGTGGTTCCGGTAATCGTGCTGGCAAAGAAAAGCAGTGCCGTTGAACGAGTGACCGGCCTCGAACTGGGAGCTGATGACTTTATCACCTCACCGATTGACATCGAAGAACTGTCAGCCCGCATCAAGGCCAATCTGAGACTGGTTGATAGGGTCAGATTGGAATCTGAACCGGGTCAGCAGCAGAATAACATTTCGGCAATTGTTTTTAATGGCTGGCGGCTAGATTTACAGAGACGCCAACTCCTTGATGCTGAGGGTAATCTGGTAAGTCTGACTCCCGGGGAATTCCGATTGCTGGAAATTCTTGCCCGTTCATCTGGCGTTGCTCTGAGCCGGGAGCGCCTTTTTGCAGCAACCAGGGACAGAGATGCCATGGAATTTGATCGCTCGATCGATGTACAGATTTCCCGCCTTAGACAAAAGCTGGACGACGACCAGCAGTCAAATCCACTGATTCGAACCATTCGGGAGTTTGGTTATATGCTGGATGTAAAAACCGAAAAAATTCGTTGA
- the nhaA gene encoding Na+/H+ antiporter NhaA: MPGDCVYIRRLINRPSFYWQNKSEIAVYFFLQGCTINEAMSQKSNKTAASAVTLYHVAGKVVRPLQYIVRDQKTASLLLLGCAIAALVLANSAAYPYYERLVESQVGLVFGNHRFTMSLRHWLNDAFMSLFFFVIGLEIKRELLVGELRKANRAVPVIAAAFGGMLVPAMTFMLLNYGQTSLRGWAIPMATDTAFAMGVLSLLGRRIPYGLTAFLLALAIIDDMGAVLVIALFYTTSLDLQYLIVVSLLIVCLLAANRAGIRHPAVFICGGGLVWAAMLGSGVHATLAGVLVALTVPARPARSPRSFVRKSRKLIDEFVRRVKKSKEDNPVLAEQDHHFLVERVKLAAEEATTPLQLWERTLEHPVALLVLPLFALVNAGIPLQGFNLLEFLHQPLALGIILGLVVGKPIGILLATSIVVKMGWGKLPRGMTLKHTVGLGLLAGMGFTMSIFIAGLGFDTAAEPLIIAKTGIIAASLLAGVAGYLWLRFIPERTGKTESLQAYRKG, from the coding sequence ATGCCCGGCGATTGCGTGTATATTCGTCGACTTATCAACCGGCCATCGTTTTATTGGCAAAACAAATCCGAAATCGCGGTTTATTTCTTTCTGCAGGGCTGTACAATCAATGAAGCCATGTCTCAGAAAAGTAATAAAACAGCGGCTTCTGCTGTCACTTTATACCATGTTGCAGGCAAGGTCGTCAGGCCATTACAGTACATAGTCCGCGACCAGAAAACTGCTAGTCTGCTCCTGCTTGGCTGCGCGATTGCAGCATTGGTTTTAGCCAATTCCGCTGCATACCCGTACTATGAACGGCTGGTGGAGAGTCAGGTTGGACTGGTTTTCGGTAACCATCGTTTCACCATGAGCCTGAGACACTGGCTCAACGATGCGTTCATGTCCCTGTTCTTTTTCGTCATCGGTTTGGAAATAAAGCGAGAACTGCTGGTTGGAGAGCTGCGCAAGGCCAATCGGGCCGTCCCTGTCATTGCTGCTGCATTTGGCGGTATGCTGGTTCCTGCAATGACATTCATGCTGCTTAACTACGGACAGACCAGTCTGCGCGGCTGGGCCATTCCCATGGCAACTGACACCGCCTTCGCTATGGGTGTACTGTCTCTTCTTGGCCGTCGCATACCATACGGGCTTACGGCTTTTCTGCTGGCACTTGCCATCATAGATGACATGGGTGCAGTATTGGTTATAGCACTCTTCTACACTACCAGCCTTGACCTGCAGTACCTCATCGTAGTGTCACTGCTTATCGTCTGTTTACTGGCTGCCAACCGTGCGGGGATCCGCCACCCGGCTGTATTCATCTGCGGCGGAGGGCTTGTGTGGGCAGCCATGCTGGGGTCTGGGGTCCATGCAACCCTGGCCGGCGTGCTGGTTGCTCTGACCGTTCCAGCGCGTCCAGCCAGAAGTCCACGAAGCTTCGTGAGGAAAAGCCGAAAACTGATAGACGAATTCGTTCGACGGGTAAAGAAGAGTAAGGAAGACAATCCCGTGCTTGCTGAACAGGACCATCATTTTCTGGTTGAGCGGGTAAAATTAGCGGCTGAAGAAGCCACCACTCCGCTGCAGCTGTGGGAACGTACACTTGAACATCCTGTCGCGCTGTTGGTGTTACCCCTGTTTGCGCTGGTTAACGCTGGCATCCCACTTCAGGGTTTCAATCTACTCGAGTTTCTCCACCAACCGTTGGCGTTGGGAATCATTCTGGGGCTTGTCGTGGGCAAGCCCATTGGCATTCTCCTGGCGACCTCGATCGTCGTGAAAATGGGCTGGGGCAAACTGCCGCGAGGTATGACACTGAAGCACACTGTCGGCCTTGGACTGCTGGCAGGAATGGGATTCACCATGTCAATCTTTATAGCCGGCCTGGGTTTCGATACAGCGGCAGAACCGCTGATCATTGCCAAAACCGGGATCATTGCAGCTTCCCTGCTGGCCGGAGTAGCTGGCTACCTGTGGCTTAGGTTTATCCCGGAACGGACAGGAAAAACTGAGAGTCTGCAAGCGTATCGGAAAGGATAG
- a CDS encoding isochorismatase family cysteine hydrolase codes for MSKNDQYEPYQITESLARYQSRLERPSQQALLCIDLQVLGCREGYGIFESHRDAGVAEHSIQYYLHRLDSLVIPNVKKLQKTFREAGGEVIHCRIQSLTQDGRDRSLEHKRLGLHAPPGSELAEFLPEVAPKDNEIVVNKTASGVFISTNLEYLLRNLGVQKLFISGVYTNECISSAVRSASDLGFDVRLISDATAAITQELHDATLMTTNDRYARVVTTNEAMVEVLKNG; via the coding sequence ATGAGCAAGAACGATCAGTACGAGCCCTATCAAATAACGGAATCATTGGCACGGTACCAATCCCGGCTTGAGAGGCCGAGCCAACAGGCGCTTCTTTGTATTGACCTGCAGGTACTCGGATGCCGTGAAGGTTACGGGATTTTCGAAAGTCATAGAGACGCGGGGGTGGCAGAACATTCAATCCAGTATTACCTCCATCGACTCGATTCATTGGTTATTCCCAATGTCAAAAAACTACAGAAGACATTCCGCGAGGCCGGTGGCGAAGTAATACATTGTCGAATTCAATCATTGACGCAGGACGGTCGTGACCGAAGTCTGGAACACAAACGCCTGGGGTTGCACGCTCCCCCAGGCTCAGAGCTGGCTGAGTTTCTCCCCGAAGTCGCCCCCAAAGACAATGAGATTGTCGTGAACAAGACCGCCAGCGGCGTTTTCATATCCACCAACCTTGAATACTTACTACGCAACCTCGGCGTTCAGAAACTGTTCATCAGTGGCGTTTATACCAATGAGTGCATCAGTAGCGCTGTGAGAAGCGCCAGCGATCTAGGGTTCGACGTACGCCTGATCAGCGACGCCACCGCCGCGATAACCCAGGAGTTGCATGACGCGACACTAATGACCACAAACGATCGCTATGCTCGCGTAGTAACCACAAACGAGGCTATGGTAGAAGTGCTCAAAAATGGATAG
- a CDS encoding TVP38/TMEM64 family protein produces MRSPLVAMLASLIFVAALVGLLVFFNVDEQLLELLRWINRQGIWSGLWFILIMALVTVFLLPGVLFTTGAGFVFGLVNGTIYVVLGTTLGAVIAFLIARYLLGDTARRFILQRSLLHSVTDEMRNHELRVVMLTRLIPFFPGKISNYFFGMTAFSLRGFSLGTFIGLIPFSLHNVYLGSFAANLSNLGVRETGRTPLEWIIYLLGFLTTLTAVLYLNHLARRTLAKYSPDVTRE; encoded by the coding sequence ATGAGATCACCGCTTGTCGCAATGCTGGCCAGTCTGATTTTCGTTGCCGCCCTGGTCGGATTACTGGTTTTTTTCAATGTAGACGAACAACTTCTGGAATTACTGCGCTGGATCAATCGGCAGGGAATATGGTCTGGATTGTGGTTTATTCTGATAATGGCCCTGGTTACTGTTTTTCTGCTGCCCGGCGTATTGTTTACCACCGGAGCCGGTTTTGTATTCGGGCTGGTCAATGGCACCATCTATGTAGTTCTCGGGACTACGCTGGGAGCTGTTATCGCATTTCTAATTGCGCGGTATCTGCTGGGTGACACCGCCCGTCGTTTTATTCTTCAACGTTCCCTCCTGCACTCTGTTACGGACGAAATGCGGAATCACGAATTACGAGTAGTAATGTTGACTCGATTGATTCCGTTCTTTCCGGGCAAGATTTCAAACTATTTTTTCGGAATGACTGCGTTCAGCCTCCGAGGATTTTCTCTGGGCACCTTCATCGGGCTCATTCCGTTCTCTCTACACAATGTTTATCTGGGCTCCTTCGCCGCTAATCTCAGTAACCTGGGTGTACGAGAGACGGGGCGAACCCCTCTGGAGTGGATAATTTATCTGTTGGGCTTTCTCACAACATTGACGGCTGTTCTTTATCTGAACCACTTGGCCCGCCGTACGTTAGCGAAGTATTCACCCGATGTAACCAGAGAGTAA
- a CDS encoding carbamate kinase (reversible synthesis of carbamate and ATP from carbamoyl phosphate and ADP), which translates to MSDGPLVIALGGNALKGQPGSLALTGLKKACATLSGYAGSGLVITHGSGPQIGLLSLSHSGDRKVTLDVLDAEVEGWLGYLIEQELDNCLDEQSSPVTLLTRIEVDSADPAFKNPSKPVGPWMPAADAKKLADRLGWNFLEGNCDFKRIVPSPLPRRILQASVVSELVKRGHAVICAGGGGIPVIRDRLGRFQGVEAVIDKDLASALLAIQLDARLLVMATDVPGIYKDWDATDRELINRISADRLAELELAPGSMGPKATAARNYVNATGNIAVVGALNDLSSLIELKAGTRVFPSRSL; encoded by the coding sequence ATGTCAGACGGTCCTCTGGTTATTGCGCTGGGTGGAAACGCCCTGAAGGGCCAACCGGGCTCCCTGGCGTTGACCGGTCTGAAAAAGGCCTGTGCGACGCTTTCCGGGTATGCCGGTTCAGGCCTGGTGATCACTCATGGAAGCGGACCTCAGATCGGCCTTCTTTCTCTGAGTCACTCCGGTGATAGAAAGGTAACGTTGGATGTTCTTGATGCCGAAGTGGAAGGCTGGCTAGGTTATCTCATCGAGCAGGAACTGGATAATTGCCTCGATGAACAATCCTCACCGGTGACATTGCTGACCAGAATCGAGGTGGATAGCGCCGATCCAGCGTTCAAGAACCCCTCTAAACCTGTTGGTCCATGGATGCCTGCGGCTGATGCGAAAAAACTGGCAGATCGGCTAGGCTGGAATTTCCTCGAGGGAAACTGCGATTTCAAGCGTATCGTTCCTTCACCCCTGCCTCGCAGGATTCTTCAGGCGAGTGTGGTGAGTGAACTCGTGAAGAGGGGCCACGCAGTAATCTGCGCGGGTGGAGGTGGCATACCCGTAATTCGCGACCGGCTGGGCAGATTCCAGGGAGTAGAAGCCGTCATTGACAAGGACCTGGCCAGTGCCCTCCTGGCGATTCAACTCGACGCCAGGTTATTGGTGATGGCAACCGATGTACCTGGCATCTATAAGGACTGGGATGCCACCGACAGAGAATTGATAAACAGGATATCTGCGGATCGTCTTGCAGAACTGGAGCTGGCGCCTGGGTCCATGGGGCCGAAAGCTACTGCAGCTCGTAACTATGTTAATGCCACCGGAAATATCGCAGTTGTCGGCGCTCTCAATGATTTATCCTCTTTAATCGAACTAAAGGCAGGTACGCGGGTTTTCCCCTCACGGAGTCTTTAA
- a CDS encoding sigma-70 family RNA polymerase sigma factor produces the protein MFRNHELINEIEGLHRFARHLTRDPDEADDLLQATLTKALENKNKFISNSNLKGWCSKIMFNLFVSKYRRQRRYGSTIDPQPVIDSATEPGREFHYACCAELQQAWSKLDERLRGALDCYCFKDMRYQDIARELDLPIGTVRSRVYRARETLSKYVGTEIRN, from the coding sequence ATGTTTAGAAATCACGAACTAATAAACGAAATTGAAGGGTTACACCGCTTCGCCAGACACCTGACCAGGGACCCGGACGAGGCAGACGATCTGCTTCAGGCCACGTTGACCAAGGCATTGGAGAATAAAAACAAGTTCATCAGTAACAGCAACCTGAAAGGCTGGTGTTCCAAGATCATGTTCAACCTGTTCGTCTCAAAATACAGGCGTCAGCGGCGCTATGGCAGCACAATCGATCCTCAGCCGGTCATCGACTCGGCGACAGAGCCGGGCCGGGAGTTCCACTACGCCTGTTGCGCCGAACTTCAACAGGCCTGGAGTAAACTGGACGAGCGGCTCCGGGGAGCGCTGGACTGCTATTGTTTCAAAGATATGCGCTATCAAGATATTGCCAGAGAACTTGATCTTCCGATTGGTACGGTTCGCTCCCGGGTTTACCGGGCCAGAGAAACGCTCAGCAAATATGTCGGAACCGAAATCAGAAACTGA
- a CDS encoding glycosyltransferase, which yields MNIVLVTNTYTPHVGGVARSVEAFRREYLALHHKVIVIAPEFEGMPTHEENVLRVRAIQNFNASDFSVVLPVPKGLTQTLEEFGPDIIHSQHPFLLGMTAIRIARMMKLSLVFTHHTLYEQYTHYVPGDSALLKKFVVELATGYANLADQVIAPSESIRDLIIERGVKTPIEVIPTGVNVQNFSNGDGKTCRASHDIPDESWVIGHMGRLALEKNIRFLTGAVELFMKRHRNSYFLVVGEGDKGEFIENQFARAGLGKRLVLTGKLEGKNLANAMNAMNVFAFTSKTETQGMVLTEAMAAGLPVVALDAAGAREVVRDGINGRLLKDASEKDFSSALAWVYDRNASERDELIEGARKTAREFSMVRSAEKALTCFARVQRRCRPEAQDEEKAWEFLLGRIKNEWEIIRNLASAGDKALGLHESERSQGD from the coding sequence ATGAATATTGTCCTTGTCACCAATACCTACACTCCGCACGTGGGCGGCGTGGCTCGCTCGGTTGAGGCCTTCCGGAGGGAATACCTCGCGTTACACCACAAAGTCATAGTTATAGCCCCCGAGTTTGAAGGCATGCCGACCCATGAAGAAAATGTACTGCGGGTCAGGGCAATACAGAATTTCAATGCCAGTGACTTCTCTGTAGTTCTGCCGGTTCCCAAAGGATTGACGCAGACCCTTGAAGAATTCGGGCCGGACATCATCCATTCCCAACACCCGTTTTTACTTGGCATGACAGCGATTCGCATTGCAAGGATGATGAAGCTTTCGCTGGTATTCACCCACCATACCCTGTATGAACAATACACCCACTATGTCCCAGGCGATTCAGCACTATTGAAAAAATTTGTTGTTGAACTCGCTACAGGGTATGCCAATCTTGCTGATCAGGTAATTGCACCCAGTGAGAGTATCCGTGATCTGATAATCGAGCGGGGAGTTAAAACTCCCATTGAAGTCATACCAACCGGCGTTAATGTACAGAATTTCAGTAATGGTGATGGCAAGACCTGTCGAGCTTCCCATGATATTCCTGATGAATCATGGGTAATAGGCCATATGGGAAGACTGGCGCTGGAAAAGAATATTCGTTTCCTGACCGGCGCCGTAGAGCTGTTCATGAAGCGCCACAGAAACAGCTATTTCCTGGTGGTTGGTGAAGGAGATAAGGGAGAGTTTATCGAGAATCAATTCGCACGTGCAGGGCTTGGAAAGCGTCTCGTTCTGACCGGGAAACTGGAGGGTAAGAATCTTGCCAACGCCATGAATGCCATGAATGTGTTCGCATTCACTTCGAAAACTGAGACCCAGGGAATGGTCTTGACCGAGGCAATGGCCGCGGGCCTGCCTGTGGTGGCACTGGATGCTGCCGGCGCCAGGGAGGTGGTCAGGGACGGAATCAATGGCCGTCTGCTTAAGGATGCCAGTGAGAAGGATTTCAGTTCCGCTCTGGCCTGGGTGTACGACCGGAACGCGAGTGAACGGGATGAACTCATTGAGGGAGCGCGTAAAACTGCCAGGGAGTTCTCAATGGTCCGCAGCGCTGAGAAGGCGTTGACCTGTTTTGCCCGTGTTCAGCGTCGATGTCGTCCAGAAGCCCAGGACGAGGAAAAGGCCTGGGAATTTTTGCTGGGGCGCATCAAGAACGAGTGGGAAATTATAAGAAATCTTGCGTCGGCTGGCGATAAAGCACTGGGGTTGCACGAATCGGAGCGGTCTCAGGGAGACTGA